In one window of Thalassococcus arenae DNA:
- the nuoF gene encoding NADH-quinone oxidoreductase subunit NuoF — translation MLKDQDRIFTNIYGMHDRTLAGARARGHWDGTAGLIQKGRDWIVQEMKDSGLRGRGGAGFPTGLKWSFMPKESDGRPAYLVVNADESEPGTCKDREIMRHDPHTLIEGCLIASFAMNAHACYIYIRGEYIREREALQAAIDEAYDAGLLGRNAAGSGWDFDLFLHHGAGAYICGEETALLESLEGKKGMPRMKPPFPAGAGLYGCPTTVNNVESIAVVPTILRRGATWFAGFGRPNNAGTKLFAISGHVNNPCVVEEAMSIGFEELIEKHCGGIRGGWDNLKAVIPGGSSVPCVRGEKMRDAIMDFDYLRSDLQSGLGTAAVIVMDKQTDIIKAIWRLSKFYKHESCGQCTPCREGTGWMMRVMDRLVKGQAEVEEIDMLLDVTKQVEGHTICALGDAAAWPIQGLIRNFRDEIEDRIKAQKTGRVSAVAAE, via the coding sequence ATGTTGAAGGACCAGGACCGCATCTTTACCAATATCTACGGCATGCATGACCGCACGCTGGCCGGCGCCCGCGCGCGCGGGCATTGGGACGGCACGGCGGGCCTGATCCAGAAGGGCCGCGACTGGATCGTGCAGGAGATGAAGGACAGCGGGTTGCGCGGCCGCGGCGGGGCGGGCTTTCCGACCGGTCTGAAATGGTCCTTCATGCCCAAGGAATCCGATGGCCGCCCGGCCTATCTGGTGGTCAATGCCGACGAATCCGAGCCCGGCACCTGCAAGGATCGCGAGATCATGCGCCACGATCCGCACACGCTGATCGAGGGTTGCCTGATCGCGTCCTTCGCGATGAATGCCCATGCCTGCTATATCTATATCCGCGGCGAATACATCCGCGAGCGCGAGGCGTTGCAGGCGGCCATCGACGAAGCCTATGACGCCGGTCTGCTGGGCCGCAACGCCGCCGGATCGGGCTGGGATTTCGACCTGTTCCTGCATCACGGCGCGGGCGCCTATATCTGCGGCGAGGAAACCGCCCTGCTGGAAAGCCTGGAGGGCAAGAAGGGCATGCCGCGGATGAAGCCGCCATTCCCGGCGGGCGCGGGGCTTTACGGCTGTCCGACCACGGTGAACAACGTCGAATCGATCGCGGTGGTGCCGACCATCCTGCGCCGGGGGGCGACGTGGTTCGCGGGTTTCGGCCGGCCCAACAACGCGGGCACCAAGCTGTTCGCGATCTCGGGCCATGTGAACAACCCCTGCGTCGTCGAAGAGGCGATGAGCATCGGTTTCGAGGAATTGATCGAAAAGCATTGCGGCGGCATCCGCGGCGGCTGGGACAATCTCAAGGCGGTGATCCCCGGCGGGTCGTCGGTGCCGTGCGTGCGCGGCGAAAAGATGCGCGACGCGATCATGGATTTCGACTATTTGCGCAGCGACCTGCAATCGGGCCTGGGCACGGCGGCGGTGATCGTGATGGACAAGCAGACCGACATCATCAAGGCGATCTGGCGGCTGTCGAAATTCTACAAGCACGAAAGCTGCGGCCAGTGCACGCCCTGCCGCGAAGGCACGGGCTGGATGATGCGGGTCATGGACCGGCTGGTGAAGGGGCAGGCCGAGGTCGAGGAAATCGACATGCTGCTGGACGTCACCAAGCAGGTCGAGGGCCACACGATCTGCGCGTTGGGCGATGCCGCGGCCTGGCCGATCCAGGGCCTGATCCGCAACTTCCGCGACGAGATCGAGGACCGCATCAAGGCGCAGAAAACGGGCCGTGTGAGCGCGGTGGCGGCGGAGTAA
- a CDS encoding DUF5333 domain-containing protein produces the protein MRVLTGLVLPLVLGLTLAAPAAAKPPLRDVAKIDDHLMAVAIADEIRKSCEDISPRMIKAYSVLRSLKSDARALGYSDEEIEDYVTSKAEKARMRAKADAWLKARGVDPKDRAALCAFGKTEIARGSRIGELLY, from the coding sequence ATGCGTGTGTTGACGGGGCTGGTGCTGCCCCTTGTCCTTGGCCTGACCCTGGCCGCCCCCGCGGCGGCCAAGCCGCCGCTGCGCGACGTGGCCAAGATCGACGACCACCTGATGGCGGTGGCCATCGCCGACGAGATCCGCAAGAGCTGCGAGGATATCAGCCCGCGCATGATCAAGGCCTATTCGGTGCTGCGCAGTCTCAAGTCGGATGCGCGCGCCCTGGGCTATTCCGACGAGGAGATCGAGGATTACGTCACCTCGAAGGCCGAAAAGGCCCGGATGCGCGCCAAGGCCGATGCCTGGCTGAAGGCGCGCGGCGTCGATCCCAAGGACCGCGCGGCGCTGTGCGCCTTCGGCAAGACCGAGATCGCCAGGGGCAGCCGGATCGGGGAATTGCTCTACTGA
- the nuoG gene encoding NADH-quinone oxidoreductase subunit NuoG, giving the protein MSDLRKIIIDGHEIEVEGAMTLIQACEEAGIEVPRFCYHERLSIAGNCRMCLVEVVGGPPKPAASCAMQVRDLRPGPEGQPPVVKTNSPMVKKAREGVMEFLLINHPLDCPICDQGGECDLQDQAMAYGVDFSRFREPKRAVEDLDLGPLVETHMTRCISCTRCVRFTTEVAGITQMGQTGRGEDSEITSYLGQTLDSNLQGNIIDLCPVGALVSKPYAFTARPWELTKTESIDVMDALGSNIRVDTKGREVMRFLPRNHDGVNEEWISDKTRFVWDGLRRQRLDRPYIRENGKLRAATWPEALAKVAEVMKGAKKLGGLVGDLAPVEAVYSLKQMIEGQGGIVECRTDGAMLPPGNRSAYVGNAAIEDIDTARAIMLIGTNPRDEAPVLNARIRKAWANGASIGLVGEKVDLTYPYYHAGTDRAALQALLDADVSGAKGKDTLVIVGQGAISEADGAAVLAAAQRYAEMTESRFLVLHTAAARVGAMDVGATNEGGRNAVSECDVIYNLGADEIEIGEGATVIYQGSHGDRGAHRADVILPGAAYTEEPGLFVNTEGRPQLALRAGFAPGEAKENWAILRALSAELGATLPWDSLGALRQALLAEVPHLGQIDEVPENEWRAEAPGKLGKAAFRYAIKDFYLTNPIARASTLMAELSRNAKDRAQTPMAAE; this is encoded by the coding sequence ATGTCCGACTTGCGCAAGATCATCATCGACGGTCACGAGATCGAGGTGGAGGGGGCGATGACGCTCATCCAGGCCTGCGAAGAGGCCGGGATCGAGGTACCGCGTTTCTGCTATCACGAACGGCTGTCCATCGCGGGCAATTGCCGGATGTGCCTGGTCGAGGTGGTGGGCGGACCGCCGAAACCCGCGGCCAGCTGCGCGATGCAGGTGCGCGACCTGCGGCCCGGGCCGGAAGGCCAGCCGCCGGTGGTCAAGACCAACTCGCCGATGGTCAAGAAGGCGCGCGAGGGGGTGATGGAGTTCCTGCTCATCAACCACCCGCTGGATTGCCCGATCTGCGACCAGGGCGGCGAATGCGACCTGCAGGACCAGGCGATGGCCTATGGCGTGGATTTCTCGCGCTTCCGCGAACCCAAGCGCGCGGTCGAGGACCTGGACCTGGGCCCGCTGGTCGAGACGCACATGACGCGCTGCATTTCCTGCACCCGCTGCGTGCGCTTCACCACCGAGGTGGCAGGCATCACCCAGATGGGCCAGACCGGGCGCGGCGAGGACAGCGAGATCACGTCCTATCTGGGCCAGACGCTGGACAGCAACCTGCAGGGCAACATCATCGACCTGTGCCCGGTGGGTGCGCTGGTGTCCAAGCCCTATGCCTTTACCGCGCGGCCCTGGGAGCTGACCAAGACCGAGTCGATCGACGTGATGGATGCGCTTGGCAGCAATATCCGTGTCGATACCAAGGGCCGCGAAGTGATGCGGTTCCTGCCGCGCAACCATGACGGCGTGAACGAGGAATGGATTTCCGACAAGACGCGGTTCGTCTGGGACGGCCTGCGCCGCCAGCGGCTGGACCGGCCCTATATCCGCGAGAACGGCAAGCTGCGCGCGGCGACCTGGCCCGAAGCGCTGGCCAAGGTGGCCGAGGTCATGAAGGGCGCGAAAAAGCTGGGGGGCCTGGTGGGCGACCTGGCCCCGGTCGAGGCGGTCTATTCGCTGAAGCAGATGATCGAGGGGCAGGGCGGCATCGTCGAGTGCCGCACCGATGGCGCGATGCTGCCGCCGGGCAACCGCTCTGCCTATGTCGGCAATGCGGCGATCGAGGATATCGACACCGCCCGCGCGATCATGCTGATCGGCACCAATCCGCGCGACGAGGCGCCGGTGCTGAACGCGCGCATCCGCAAGGCCTGGGCCAATGGCGCCAGCATCGGGCTGGTGGGCGAGAAGGTGGACCTGACCTATCCCTATTACCACGCCGGGACCGACCGCGCGGCGCTGCAGGCGCTGCTGGATGCGGATGTGTCGGGTGCCAAGGGCAAGGATACGCTGGTGATCGTCGGCCAGGGCGCGATTTCCGAGGCCGACGGCGCCGCCGTGCTGGCCGCAGCACAACGCTATGCCGAGATGACCGAAAGCCGGTTCCTGGTGCTGCACACCGCCGCCGCCCGGGTGGGCGCGATGGATGTGGGCGCGACCAACGAGGGCGGCCGCAACGCGGTGTCCGAGTGCGACGTGATCTACAACCTGGGCGCCGACGAGATCGAGATCGGCGAAGGGGCCACGGTGATCTACCAGGGCAGCCATGGCGACCGCGGCGCGCATCGCGCCGACGTCATCCTGCCGGGCGCGGCCTATACCGAGGAACCGGGCCTGTTCGTCAACACCGAGGGCCGCCCGCAGCTGGCGCTGCGCGCCGGTTTCGCACCGGGTGAGGCCAAGGAAAACTGGGCGATCCTGCGGGCGCTGAGCGCCGAGCTGGGCGCGACCCTGCCCTGGGACAGCCTGGGCGCGCTGCGCCAGGCGCTGCTGGCCGAGGTGCCGCATCTGGGCCAGATCGACGAGGTGCCGGAAAACGAATGGCGCGCCGAGGCGCCGGGCAAGCTGGGCAAGGCGGCGTTCCGCTATGCGATCAAGGATTTCTACCTGACCAACCCGATCGCGCGGGCCAGCACGCTTATGGCCGAGCTGTCGCGCAACGCCAAGGACCGGGCGCAGACCCCGATGGCGGCGGAGTGA
- the nuoH gene encoding NADH-quinone oxidoreductase subunit NuoH translates to MANFFGDSYLGMGLMIVFQILLVLVPLLVALAFLMWGDRKIWAAVQMRRGPNVVGVFGLMQSFADFLKYIVKELVVPAGADRPVYFIAPMVSLVMAFIAWAVIPFNDGWVISDINVAILYVFAISSLEVYGVIMGGWASNSKYPFLGSLRSAAQMISYEVSIGLIIIGVVISAGSLNFGDIVNSQSGAGMLSWYWLPHFPMLILFFVSALAETNRPPFDLPEAESELVAGYQVEYSSTPFLLFMIGELTAVVLMCALISLLFFGGWLSPIPGLPDGLFWMVVKMIIVFFFFSMVKAITPRYRYDQLMRLGWKVFLPMSLAWVVFVAFAAKFDWFWGIFARWS, encoded by the coding sequence ATGGCGAATTTCTTTGGTGACTCCTACCTGGGCATGGGCCTGATGATCGTCTTTCAGATCCTGCTGGTGCTGGTGCCGCTGCTGGTGGCGCTGGCCTTTCTGATGTGGGGCGATCGCAAGATCTGGGCCGCCGTGCAGATGCGCCGCGGGCCCAACGTGGTCGGCGTGTTCGGGCTGATGCAGAGCTTTGCCGATTTCCTGAAATACATCGTCAAGGAACTGGTGGTACCGGCGGGCGCCGACCGCCCGGTCTATTTCATCGCGCCGATGGTGTCGCTGGTGATGGCCTTCATCGCCTGGGCGGTGATCCCGTTCAATGACGGCTGGGTGATTTCCGACATCAACGTGGCGATCCTGTATGTCTTCGCGATCTCGTCGCTGGAGGTTTATGGCGTCATCATGGGCGGCTGGGCGTCGAACTCGAAATACCCGTTCCTGGGGTCGCTTCGGTCGGCGGCGCAGATGATTTCCTACGAGGTGTCGATCGGGCTAATCATCATCGGCGTGGTGATTTCGGCCGGGTCGCTGAATTTCGGCGACATCGTCAACAGCCAGTCGGGCGCGGGCATGCTGAGCTGGTACTGGCTGCCGCATTTCCCGATGCTGATCCTGTTCTTCGTCTCGGCCCTGGCGGAAACCAACCGCCCGCCCTTCGACCTGCCGGAAGCGGAATCGGAACTGGTGGCGGGCTACCAGGTGGAATATTCCTCTACGCCGTTCCTGCTGTTCATGATCGGCGAACTGACCGCCGTGGTGCTGATGTGTGCGCTGATCTCGCTGCTGTTCTTCGGCGGCTGGCTGTCGCCCATCCCGGGCCTGCCCGACGGGCTGTTCTGGATGGTCGTCAAGATGATCATCGTCTTCTTCTTCTTCTCGATGGTGAAGGCGATCACCCCGCGTTACCGCTATGACCAGCTGATGCGCCTGGGCTGGAAGGTGTTCCTGCCGATGTCGCTGGCCTGGGTGGTCTTCGTGGCCTTCGCGGCGAAATTCGACTGGTTCTGGGGCATCTTCGCCCGCTGGAGCTGA
- the nuoI gene encoding NADH-quinone oxidoreductase subunit NuoI, translating to MANIDYGRAAGYFLLKDFVIGFKLGLKYFFAPKATLNYPHEKGPLSPRFRGEHALRRYPNGEERCIACKLCEAICPAQAITIDAEPREDGSRRTTRYDIDMTKCIYCGFCQEACPVDAIVEGPNFEFATETREELFYDKAKLLENGDRWEAEIARNLEMDAPYR from the coding sequence ATGGCAAATATCGACTACGGACGCGCGGCGGGGTATTTCCTGCTCAAGGATTTCGTCATCGGCTTCAAGCTGGGGCTGAAGTATTTCTTCGCGCCCAAGGCGACGCTGAACTACCCGCATGAAAAGGGCCCGCTGAGCCCGCGGTTCCGCGGCGAACACGCGCTGCGGCGCTATCCCAACGGCGAGGAACGCTGCATCGCCTGCAAGCTGTGCGAGGCGATCTGCCCCGCCCAGGCGATCACCATCGATGCCGAGCCGCGCGAGGACGGGTCGCGCCGCACCACGCGCTATGACATCGACATGACCAAGTGCATCTATTGCGGGTTCTGCCAGGAGGCCTGCCCGGTCGATGCCATTGTCGAGGGGCCGAATTTCGAGTTCGCCACCGAGACCCGCGAGGAACTGTTCTACGACAAGGCCAAGCTGCTGGAGAACGGCGACCGCTGGGAAGCCGAGATCGCCCGCAACCTGGAGATGGACGCGCCATACCGATGA
- a CDS encoding carboxymuconolactone decarboxylase family protein, translating to MSPAYADNLGRGRDVSERVMPGLEAALAARYDAWLPGFSEWQIGTVYGGVYGRDGADLKTRQIATVAALAVLGDAVRPQMKIHVKAALDLGISPREICEIVMQMALYGGFPAAINALNATLEVFEAEGLEP from the coding sequence ATGAGCCCTGCCTATGCGGATAACCTCGGCCGCGGCCGCGACGTCTCGGAACGGGTGATGCCCGGGCTGGAAGCGGCCTTGGCCGCCCGTTACGACGCGTGGTTGCCGGGGTTTTCCGAATGGCAGATCGGCACCGTTTATGGCGGCGTCTACGGGCGCGACGGGGCGGACCTGAAGACCCGCCAGATCGCCACCGTGGCCGCGCTGGCGGTGCTGGGCGACGCGGTGCGCCCGCAGATGAAGATCCACGTCAAGGCGGCGCTGGACCTGGGCATCAGCCCGCGCGAGATCTGCGAGATCGTTATGCAGATGGCGCTGTATGGCGGCTTTCCGGCGGCGATCAACGCGCTGAACGCCACGCTGGAGGTATTTGAGGCAGAAGGGCTGGAGCCATGA
- a CDS encoding carboxymuconolactone decarboxylase family protein, with protein MSDAKTPFELMMAQAQEMARAFNPALSSFDPKGFEKMWPTMSKDMMEMWFGKGISKDGLDAKTRLLLTLAGLTMQGAQAETPFRMTVRHALEAGATPDEIAETIAQMSMFAGIPAMTRAMELARAVMDDEKDDET; from the coding sequence ATGAGCGACGCCAAGACCCCGTTCGAGCTGATGATGGCGCAGGCGCAGGAAATGGCGCGCGCCTTCAACCCGGCGCTGTCGTCCTTCGACCCCAAGGGGTTCGAGAAGATGTGGCCGACCATGTCCAAGGACATGATGGAGATGTGGTTCGGCAAGGGCATCAGCAAGGACGGGCTGGACGCCAAGACCCGGCTGCTGCTGACGCTCGCAGGGCTGACCATGCAGGGCGCGCAGGCCGAAACGCCCTTTCGCATGACCGTGCGCCACGCGCTCGAGGCCGGCGCAACCCCGGACGAGATCGCCGAGACTATCGCGCAGATGTCGATGTTCGCCGGTATTCCCGCCATGACCCGCGCGATGGAACTGGCGCGCGCCGTCATGGATGACGAGAAGGATGATGAGACATGA
- a CDS encoding NADH-quinone oxidoreductase subunit J, with protein MTAFAFYLFALSAIAGGLFTVISRNPVHSVLWLILAFLSSAGLFVLLGAEFVAMLLIIVYVGAVAVLFLFVVMMLDIDFAELKAEMARYMPLALLIGLILLMQLAMAYGAWDAAEGAAGQLAQPLPADRHNTEALGMILYDQYFLLFQLAGLILLVAMIGAIVLTLRHRTDIKRQDVLAQMYRDPAKAMELRDVKPGQGL; from the coding sequence ATGACCGCCTTTGCCTTCTACCTGTTCGCGCTGAGCGCCATCGCCGGGGGGCTGTTCACCGTCATCAGCCGCAACCCGGTGCATTCGGTGCTGTGGCTGATCCTGGCGTTCCTGTCCTCGGCGGGGCTGTTCGTGCTGCTGGGGGCGGAATTCGTCGCGATGCTGCTGATCATCGTCTATGTCGGCGCGGTGGCGGTGCTGTTCCTGTTCGTGGTGATGATGCTGGACATCGATTTCGCCGAACTGAAGGCGGAAATGGCGCGCTACATGCCGCTGGCGTTGCTGATCGGGCTGATCCTGCTGATGCAGCTGGCGATGGCCTATGGCGCCTGGGACGCGGCCGAGGGCGCGGCGGGCCAACTGGCCCAGCCGCTGCCGGCCGACCGCCACAACACCGAGGCGTTGGGGATGATCCTGTACGACCAGTATTTCCTGCTGTTCCAGCTGGCGGGCCTGATCCTGCTGGTGGCGATGATCGGCGCCATCGTGCTGACCCTGCGCCACCGCACCGACATCAAGCGCCAGGACGTGCTGGCGCAGATGTATCGCGATCCGGCCAAGGCGATGGAACTGCGCGACGTCAAGCCGGGGCAGGGGCTGTAA
- the nuoK gene encoding NADH-quinone oxidoreductase subunit NuoK, whose translation MIGLEHYLTVAAVLFVIGIFGLFLNRKNVIILLMSIELMLLSVNINLVAFSSFLGDLVGQVFTLFVLTVAAAEAAIGLAILVCFFRNRGTIAVEDVNVMKG comes from the coding sequence ATGATCGGATTGGAACATTACCTGACGGTGGCGGCGGTGCTGTTCGTCATCGGGATTTTCGGGCTTTTCCTGAACCGGAAGAACGTGATCATCCTGCTGATGTCGATCGAGCTGATGCTGCTGTCGGTCAACATCAACCTCGTGGCCTTTTCCAGTTTCCTGGGCGATCTGGTCGGGCAGGTGTTCACCCTGTTCGTCCTGACCGTCGCCGCCGCCGAGGCCGCCATCGGCCTGGCGATCCTGGTCTGCTTCTTCCGCAACCGCGGCACGATCGCGGTGGAAGACGTCAACGTGATGAAGGGGTAG
- the nuoL gene encoding NADH-quinone oxidoreductase subunit L — METIILFAPLVGALIAGFGWRWITIAGAQWVTTGLLFLAALLSWIVFLTHGPETQHIQVLRWIESGSLSTDWSIRLDRLTSIMLVVVTTVSALVHLYSFGYMAHDDQFREGEESYKARFFAYLSFFTFAMLMLVTADNLAQMFFGWEGVGLASYLLIGFYYRKPSANAAAIKAFVVNRVGDFGFALGIFALFYLTDSIRFDDVFAAGPALAQTQIAFLWTTWNAAELVAFLLFVGAMGKSAQFLLHTWLPDAMEGPTPVSALIHAATMVTAGVFLVCRMSPIMEFAPNATAFVTFLGATTAFFAATVGLVQNDIKRVIAYSTCSQLGYMFVAAGVGVYSVAMFHLFTHAFFKAMLFLGAGSVIHGMHHEQDMRNYGGLRHKMPYTFWAMMIGTLAITGVGIPLTHIGFAGFLSKDAVIESAWAGTNAGFAFWALVIAALFTSFYSWRLMFLTFFGKPRGDKHTHEHAHESPMTMLAPLGVLAVGAVLAGMVWYKPFFGDHNTVNAWFGAPVHAEAADHGEAKADDHAGEAKADDHAAEPAADDHAANLQAGVPPQGAIYMAPDNHVMDDAHHAPKWVKVSPFVAMVIGFLVSYWFYIVNPAIPARLAESQRPLYLFLLNKWYVDEIYDFVFVQPAKAIGRILWKRGDGGVIDGSINGVAMGIVPFFTRLAGKAQSGYVFTYAFAMVIGIAVLITWMSISGGAQ; from the coding sequence ATGGAAACGATCATCCTCTTCGCCCCGCTGGTGGGCGCGCTGATCGCGGGGTTCGGCTGGCGCTGGATCACCATCGCGGGGGCGCAATGGGTCACCACGGGCCTGTTGTTCCTGGCCGCGCTGCTGAGCTGGATCGTGTTCCTGACCCACGGGCCGGAAACCCAGCACATCCAGGTGCTGCGCTGGATCGAAAGCGGATCGCTGAGCACCGACTGGTCGATCCGGCTGGACCGGCTGACCTCGATCATGCTGGTCGTCGTGACCACCGTGTCGGCGCTCGTGCATCTGTATTCCTTCGGCTACATGGCGCATGACGACCAGTTCCGCGAGGGCGAGGAAAGCTACAAGGCGCGGTTCTTCGCCTACCTGTCCTTCTTCACCTTCGCGATGCTGATGCTGGTGACCGCCGACAACCTGGCGCAGATGTTCTTCGGCTGGGAAGGCGTGGGCCTGGCGTCCTATCTGCTGATCGGCTTCTACTATCGCAAGCCGTCGGCCAATGCCGCGGCGATCAAGGCGTTCGTGGTCAACCGGGTGGGCGATTTCGGCTTTGCCCTGGGCATCTTCGCGTTGTTCTACCTGACCGACTCGATCCGCTTCGACGACGTCTTCGCCGCTGGCCCGGCGCTGGCGCAGACGCAGATCGCGTTCCTGTGGACGACCTGGAACGCGGCCGAACTGGTGGCCTTCCTGCTGTTCGTGGGCGCGATGGGCAAGTCGGCGCAATTCCTGCTGCACACCTGGCTGCCGGACGCGATGGAAGGCCCGACGCCGGTTTCGGCCCTGATCCACGCCGCGACCATGGTGACCGCGGGCGTGTTCCTGGTCTGCCGGATGTCGCCGATCATGGAATTCGCGCCCAACGCCACCGCCTTCGTCACCTTCCTGGGCGCCACCACGGCGTTCTTCGCCGCCACGGTGGGCCTGGTGCAGAACGACATCAAGCGGGTGATCGCCTATTCGACCTGTTCGCAGCTGGGCTACATGTTCGTGGCCGCCGGCGTCGGCGTCTATTCGGTGGCGATGTTCCACCTGTTCACGCATGCCTTCTTCAAGGCGATGCTGTTCCTGGGCGCCGGATCGGTGATCCACGGCATGCATCACGAACAGGACATGCGGAACTATGGCGGGCTGCGCCACAAGATGCCCTATACCTTCTGGGCGATGATGATCGGCACGCTGGCGATCACCGGGGTGGGCATTCCGCTGACCCATATCGGGTTCGCCGGGTTCCTGTCCAAGGACGCGGTGATCGAGAGCGCCTGGGCCGGCACCAATGCCGGGTTCGCCTTCTGGGCGCTGGTGATCGCGGCGCTGTTCACCAGCTTCTACAGCTGGCGGCTGATGTTCCTGACCTTCTTCGGCAAGCCGCGCGGCGACAAGCACACCCATGAGCACGCGCACGAGTCGCCGATGACCATGCTGGCGCCGCTGGGCGTGCTGGCGGTGGGCGCGGTGCTGGCCGGCATGGTCTGGTACAAGCCGTTCTTCGGCGACCACAACACGGTGAACGCCTGGTTCGGCGCGCCGGTCCATGCCGAGGCGGCGGACCACGGCGAGGCCAAGGCCGACGATCACGCCGGCGAGGCCAAGGCGGACGACCATGCCGCCGAGCCCGCGGCCGACGACCATGCCGCCAACCTGCAGGCCGGGGTGCCGCCGCAGGGCGCGATCTACATGGCGCCGGACAACCACGTGATGGACGACGCCCATCACGCGCCGAAATGGGTCAAGGTCAGCCCCTTTGTCGCGATGGTGATCGGGTTTCTGGTGTCCTACTGGTTCTACATCGTGAACCCGGCCATCCCGGCCCGGCTGGCCGAAAGCCAGCGGCCGCTATACCTGTTCCTGCTGAACAAGTGGTATGTCGACGAAATCTACGACTTCGTCTTCGTCCAGCCCGCCAAGGCGATCGGCCGCATCCTGTGGAAACGCGGTGACGGCGGGGTGATCGACGGGTCGATCAACGGCGTGGCCATGGGCATCGTGCCGTTCTTCACCCGCCTCGCGGGCAAGGCGCAGTCCGGCTACGTCTTTACCTATGCCTTTGCCATGGTCATCGGGATCGCCGTCCTGATCACCTGGATGTCGATCTCCGGGGGAGCACAGTAA
- a CDS encoding NADH-quinone oxidoreductase subunit M codes for MDNLLSIVTFLPALAALILAVFLRGDDEAADRNAKWLALAATSATFIVSLFILFQFDPQDTGFQMVEQGEWLLGLQYKMGVDGISVLFVMLTTFIMPLTILASWEVKTRVKEYMIAFLVLETLMLGVFMALDLVLFYLFFEAGLIPMFLIIGIWGGKDRIYASFKFFLYTFLGSVLMLVAMVAMFTEAGTTDIEQLLVHNFASETFSLMGFQIIGGMQTLLWLAFFASFAVKMPMWPVHTWLPDAHVQAPTAGSVVLAAILLKMGGYGFLRFSLPMFPVASDILTPLVLWMSVIAIIYTSLVALVQEDMKKLIAYSSVAHMGYVTMGIFAANQQGIDGAIFQMISHGFISGALFLCVGVIYDRMHTREIDAYGGLVNRMPAYALIFMLFTMANVGLPGTSGFIGEFLTLMGIFQVNTWVAAGAATGVILSAAYALWLYRRVVMGDLIKESLKTITDMTRREKLIFAPLVAATILFGVYPAPILDRIGPSVDALVANHQIALAEAGLDTRVAAVAQPAASH; via the coding sequence ATGGACAACCTGCTTTCCATCGTCACCTTCCTGCCGGCGCTGGCGGCGCTGATCCTGGCGGTGTTCCTGCGCGGCGACGACGAGGCGGCGGACCGCAACGCCAAGTGGCTGGCCCTGGCCGCCACCTCGGCGACCTTCATCGTTTCGCTGTTCATCCTGTTCCAGTTCGACCCGCAAGACACCGGGTTCCAGATGGTCGAACAGGGCGAATGGCTGCTGGGGCTGCAATACAAGATGGGCGTCGACGGCATCAGCGTGCTGTTCGTGATGCTGACCACCTTCATCATGCCGCTGACGATCCTGGCCAGCTGGGAGGTCAAGACCCGCGTCAAGGAATACATGATCGCCTTCCTGGTGCTGGAGACCTTGATGCTGGGCGTCTTCATGGCGCTGGACCTGGTGCTGTTCTACCTGTTCTTCGAAGCCGGCCTGATCCCGATGTTCCTGATCATCGGCATCTGGGGCGGCAAGGACCGGATCTATGCCAGCTTCAAGTTCTTCCTCTACACCTTCCTCGGCTCGGTGCTGATGCTGGTGGCGATGGTGGCGATGTTCACCGAGGCCGGCACGACGGATATCGAGCAGTTGCTGGTGCATAATTTCGCGTCCGAGACGTTCAGCCTGATGGGCTTCCAGATCATCGGCGGGATGCAGACGTTGCTGTGGCTGGCCTTCTTCGCCAGCTTCGCCGTCAAGATGCCGATGTGGCCGGTGCATACCTGGCTGCCGGATGCGCATGTGCAGGCGCCGACCGCGGGGTCGGTGGTGCTGGCGGCGATCCTGCTGAAGATGGGCGGCTACGGTTTCCTGCGCTTCTCGCTGCCGATGTTCCCGGTGGCGTCCGACATCCTGACGCCGCTGGTGCTGTGGATGAGCGTGATCGCCATCATCTACACCAGCCTTGTCGCGCTGGTGCAGGAGGACATGAAAAAGCTGATCGCCTATTCGTCGGTCGCCCATATGGGATACGTCACGATGGGCATCTTCGCCGCCAACCAGCAGGGCATCGACGGCGCGATCTTCCAGATGATCAGCCACGGCTTCATCTCGGGGGCGTTGTTCCTGTGCGTCGGCGTGATCTACGACCGGATGCACACCCGCGAGATCGACGCCTATGGCGGGCTGGTGAACCGGATGCCGGCCTATGCGCTGATCTTCATGCTGTTCACCATGGCCAATGTGGGCCTGCCGGGCACGTCGGGCTTTATCGGCGAGTTCCTGACCCTGATGGGCATCTTCCAGGTGAACACCTGGGTGGCGGCCGGAGCGGCGACGGGCGTGATCCTGTCGGCGGCCTATGCGCTGTGGCTGTATCGCCGCGTCGTGATGGGCGACCTGATCAAGGAAAGCCTGAAGACGATCACCGACATGACCCGCCGCGAAAAGCTGATCTTCGCCCCGCTGGTCGCCGCGACGATCCTGTTCGGCGTCTACCCGGCGCCGATCCTCGACCGGATCGGGCCCAGCGTGGATGCGCTGGTCGCCAACCACCAGATCGCCCTGGCCGAGGCCGGGCTGGACACCCGGGTGGCCGCGGTCGCGCAACCCGCAGCCTCGCATTAA